A region of uncultured Anaeromusa sp. DNA encodes the following proteins:
- a CDS encoding MerR family transcriptional regulator, whose translation MTIKEVAARTGISADNLRYYERIGIIPHMPRTISGIRNYNEVSLRWIEFAMRFKKTGVSLEAISVYMKLARQGTETASARRAVLEKTRETIVRQIEELAESLKLVQFKLDNYYTVCLPDTNQLIDDWEKEQIETRGML comes from the coding sequence ATGACCATCAAGGAAGTCGCAGCGCGTACAGGAATCTCTGCAGATAATTTGCGGTACTACGAACGTATTGGCATTATCCCTCATATGCCTCGTACCATTTCGGGGATCCGTAATTACAACGAGGTCAGCCTGCGTTGGATTGAGTTTGCCATGCGCTTCAAAAAAACAGGAGTTTCCTTAGAGGCTATTAGTGTATATATGAAACTTGCAAGGCAGGGAACCGAAACTGCAAGCGCAAGGCGTGCCGTTTTGGAGAAAACTCGGGAAACCATCGTCCGGCAGATCGAGGAATTGGCGGAAAGCTTAAAATTGGTGCAGTTTAAACTGGATAATTATTATACGGTTTGCTTACCCGATACAAATCAGCTGATCGATGATTGGGAAAAAGAACAAATAGAAACTAGAGGCATGTTGTGA
- a CDS encoding phosphate propanoyltransferase has protein sequence MSNKTVTAGISARHVHVTQEHLDILYGAGYELTNKKDLAQPGQFASNETIDVVTEKSAFKNVRILGPIRSKSQVEVSMSDAMKLGLKNIPVRDSGDLAGTPGAKLVGPKGEVQLTEGVIVAGRHIHMNPAEAAEFGVKDKDLVKVRCGGNRGLIFENVLIRVNKDYALEMHVDTDEGNAALCKNGDQLEVIVD, from the coding sequence ATGTCTAACAAAACAGTAACCGCAGGTATTTCTGCCCGCCACGTCCATGTAACTCAGGAGCATCTGGATATTCTCTATGGAGCTGGCTATGAGCTAACCAATAAAAAAGATTTGGCACAGCCTGGGCAGTTTGCTTCCAACGAGACCATTGATGTAGTCACCGAAAAATCAGCGTTTAAAAATGTACGTATTCTGGGACCAATCCGCAGCAAGAGCCAAGTAGAAGTTTCCATGAGCGACGCCATGAAACTGGGTCTGAAAAACATTCCTGTACGTGATTCCGGCGATTTGGCCGGTACGCCGGGCGCCAAACTGGTAGGCCCGAAAGGCGAAGTCCAACTGACAGAAGGCGTCATTGTAGCTGGGCGTCATATCCATATGAATCCTGCTGAAGCCGCCGAATTCGGCGTCAAAGATAAAGATCTCGTTAAAGTCCGCTGTGGCGGTAATCGCGGCCTGATTTTTGAAAACGTGTTGATCCGCGTTAACAAAGACTATGCGCTGGAAATGCATGTCGATACTGATGAAGGAAATGCCGCGTTGTGCAAAAATGGCGATCAATTGGAAGTTATTGTCGACTAA
- a CDS encoding ASCH domain-containing protein yields the protein MKALNFYSSNYHVQLVCRRKSCTIRFGDKRSKYQEGDIVWVTVGKRFHQRKKIYAAVIDRVLVKPIGQLTREDLQGENPDIASVEELTRFLEGVYERSIAPDDTVTVVYFSEIIE from the coding sequence ATGAAAGCATTGAATTTTTATTCATCCAATTACCATGTACAGTTAGTCTGCCGCCGCAAATCCTGTACCATTCGCTTTGGCGATAAGCGCAGCAAATATCAGGAAGGCGACATTGTCTGGGTAACGGTGGGCAAACGGTTTCATCAGCGCAAGAAGATATATGCCGCCGTTATTGACCGCGTTTTGGTAAAACCCATCGGTCAATTAACCCGCGAAGACCTACAAGGTGAAAATCCAGATATTGCTAGCGTCGAAGAGCTGACCCGTTTCTTGGAAGGGGTTTACGAGCGTAGCATTGCTCCAGATGATACGGTAACAGTTGTTTATTTTTCAGAAATCATTGAGTAA
- a CDS encoding thiamine pyrophosphate-dependent enzyme: MAEKVFGRPASLVDVPTHYCPGCHHGIIHRLVAEVIDELGVQDSAIGVAPVGCSVLAYDYFNIDMFEAAHGRAPAVATGIKRVHPEAPVFTYQGDGDLAAIGAAEIVHAAARGEKITTIFVNNAIYGMTGGQMAPTSLVGQVTQTSPYGRKAETAGIPIRVSEMLATLDGAVYIERVAVNTPANMAKAKAAIKKAFKTQLEGKGFSMVEVLSTCPTNWGLSAIDAVKWMEANMMPYYPLGVFKTPEEVAK; this comes from the coding sequence ATGGCTGAAAAAGTTTTTGGTCGTCCTGCTTCACTTGTAGATGTACCTACACACTATTGTCCCGGATGCCATCATGGCATTATCCACCGCCTGGTAGCAGAGGTTATTGATGAATTGGGCGTGCAGGACAGCGCCATCGGCGTCGCTCCTGTCGGCTGTTCGGTACTTGCTTATGATTATTTCAATATTGATATGTTTGAAGCCGCTCATGGCCGTGCTCCGGCTGTAGCTACCGGCATCAAGCGCGTTCATCCGGAAGCTCCGGTTTTCACCTATCAGGGCGATGGTGACCTTGCAGCCATTGGCGCAGCAGAGATTGTTCACGCTGCGGCGCGCGGCGAGAAAATTACTACTATTTTCGTTAACAACGCTATTTACGGCATGACCGGCGGTCAGATGGCGCCTACCAGTTTGGTAGGCCAAGTCACGCAAACCTCGCCGTACGGCCGCAAAGCGGAAACGGCAGGCATCCCAATCCGTGTATCGGAAATGCTGGCTACCTTGGACGGCGCCGTTTATATCGAGCGCGTAGCTGTCAATACTCCCGCCAATATGGCTAAAGCTAAAGCCGCTATTAAAAAAGCCTTCAAGACGCAATTGGAAGGCAAAGGCTTCTCCATGGTAGAAGTTCTTTCCACTTGCCCGACTAACTGGGGATTAAGCGCCATTGACGCTGTCAAATGGATGGAAGCCAATATGATGCCTTACTATCCCCTTGGGGTTTTCAAAACACCTGAGGAGGTGGCCAAATAA
- a CDS encoding flavodoxin family protein: MKIVVISSSPHSKNESTSIYLADKFTEGAKSAGHEVFTFDAANEETHPCRGCDKCHMDGPCIYQDAIEQKLMPKMLEADMLVLVTPLYYYGMSAQLKIVVDRFYSRTGRLHDKKAVLMATAYNSADWTMSALVDHYDTLVRYMNWNNAGKVLAIGCGSRPLVERSEFGNQAYKIGANL; encoded by the coding sequence ATGAAAATTGTAGTTATTAGTAGTAGTCCGCATTCGAAAAACGAATCGACGTCCATCTATTTGGCGGATAAGTTCACAGAAGGGGCCAAAAGCGCTGGACACGAGGTATTCACCTTTGATGCAGCCAACGAGGAGACCCATCCGTGCCGAGGCTGCGACAAATGCCACATGGACGGTCCCTGTATCTATCAGGATGCGATTGAGCAAAAACTCATGCCCAAGATGCTGGAAGCAGATATGTTGGTATTGGTAACGCCGCTTTACTATTACGGTATGTCCGCACAGTTGAAGATTGTTGTAGATCGATTTTATTCCCGCACGGGAAGGCTCCATGATAAAAAAGCAGTTCTTATGGCCACCGCTTATAACAGCGCTGATTGGACCATGAGTGCGCTGGTAGACCACTACGATACATTAGTGCGTTATATGAACTGGAATAATGCAGGTAAAGTCCTGGCCATAGGCTGTGGATCTCGCCCCTTGGTTGAACGATCCGAGTTCGGCAACCAAGCGTATAAAATTGGAGCAAACCTTTAA
- a CDS encoding SDR family oxidoreductase, which translates to MKNVMILTGAGQTSQAPIEVILKVDLYGTAVLLEEVGKVIKEGGVGITISSQSGWRMPALTAEEDALLATTPAEELLKLDILRPEKIKDTLHAYQMAKRCNEKRVMAEAVKWGKRGARINDIAPGIIVTPLALDEFNGPRGDFYKNMFAKCPAGRPGTADEVANVAELLMSDKGAFITGSTVLIDGGATSSYFYGPLKPQS; encoded by the coding sequence ATGAAAAACGTAATGATTTTAACAGGTGCAGGGCAAACCAGCCAAGCTCCTATTGAAGTTATTTTGAAGGTAGACTTGTATGGTACAGCCGTACTGCTTGAAGAAGTAGGCAAGGTAATCAAAGAGGGCGGCGTAGGTATAACCATTTCCAGTCAATCCGGCTGGAGAATGCCGGCTTTAACCGCGGAAGAGGACGCTTTATTGGCAACAACTCCGGCAGAAGAGCTTTTAAAGCTGGATATTTTGCGGCCTGAGAAGATCAAAGATACCTTGCATGCTTATCAAATGGCTAAGCGTTGCAATGAAAAGCGCGTTATGGCTGAAGCGGTTAAATGGGGAAAACGTGGTGCAAGAATTAATGACATTGCACCGGGAATTATTGTTACGCCTCTTGCTCTTGATGAATTTAATGGCCCACGCGGAGATTTCTATAAGAATATGTTTGCAAAATGCCCGGCAGGTCGCCCCGGCACGGCTGATGAGGTTGCTAATGTTGCCGAACTTTTAATGAGCGATAAGGGGGCTTTTATTACGGGCTCTACTGTACTAATTGACGGTGGTGCAACCTCAAGCTATTTCTATGGACCGTTAAAGCCACAGAGTTGA
- a CDS encoding 4Fe-4S binding protein: protein MAKPVINEERCKGCGLCTVACPKKILTFADHFNSKGYRPAFCTDESQCIGCALCGKTCPDVAIEVYK, encoded by the coding sequence ATGGCAAAACCGGTCATCAACGAAGAGCGATGCAAAGGTTGCGGCTTATGCACCGTCGCTTGTCCGAAGAAGATTCTGACATTTGCAGATCATTTCAACAGTAAAGGCTATCGTCCCGCTTTCTGTACGGACGAATCGCAGTGCATCGGTTGTGCTCTGTGCGGTAAAACTTGTCCAGATGTAGCTATTGAAGTCTATAAATAA
- a CDS encoding oligopeptide transporter, OPT family produces the protein MDKKEAASGVADSCSLSDAAFLPLREGETYEPILKPQQKPKEATRYAILLGLLFGAVFTVACTYMPLKVGQGVSADTPIAAMAIALAAVLKRTDALGENTLMECIGSTGSMVNSGLVFVLPALFILQLQATFTEMVWTTLLGGLLGIAYAIILRNYFVVHMHGHYPFPGSLATTEVLLSGAKGGGSLRVILLSSLVGGAADFATNSFGWWNAAFTSRFCTFGSYLAEKYKLFFAINVEAAVLAIGYMTGWRYAVIIAGGSLFGWWVLLPLVASLSADNQAWMLGTAAGKVFQDMTPEAIFRQSVRFIGIGTLAMAGILGVLKMAPFIGMAFKEAIVGIWEDKKNTSAYVRTQQDVPMAWVVGMIAAIALVFTLLIHLYYGASWLQALLLALVLLAGSFLFSVVGTTSIAFTSSEPVSGLTLLTLIIGAQAMISTGLVGEVGILVVLLMAAVVCGCLWMTGCFVGDLKVAFWLGITPKTLQIWKVISTLISAFIAAGVMLLLAKSMGFSGPGSLAAPQANAVAAVIGPLMAGQEAPWTLYLAGAVLAVLLDRLKVPALAFGLGLYVPLELNMPLLAGGGIAYLMAHSSRDALLNQWRQRRGILISSGFIAGGSIMGVCSAGLRVLGYDFSQLSWGSTENPEMYSLVMYVFLCGFFIWFSRRGKPTA, from the coding sequence ATGGATAAAAAAGAAGCAGCTTCCGGCGTTGCTGATTCTTGCTCGCTATCGGATGCCGCTTTTCTTCCGCTACGGGAGGGAGAAACGTATGAGCCAATCTTGAAGCCACAGCAAAAGCCAAAGGAAGCGACACGTTATGCAATCCTGTTAGGCTTGCTTTTTGGCGCCGTTTTTACGGTGGCTTGCACTTATATGCCGTTAAAAGTGGGCCAAGGCGTTTCGGCGGATACGCCTATAGCCGCCATGGCTATAGCGCTGGCGGCGGTATTAAAGAGAACCGATGCATTGGGAGAAAATACATTGATGGAATGCATCGGCTCTACCGGTTCCATGGTCAATTCCGGCCTGGTTTTCGTGCTCCCGGCTTTGTTTATTCTGCAACTGCAGGCCACATTTACGGAAATGGTATGGACTACGCTATTGGGCGGTCTTCTAGGTATTGCTTACGCAATTATTTTGCGCAATTATTTCGTGGTACATATGCATGGACATTACCCCTTTCCTGGTTCTTTGGCTACAACGGAGGTTCTCTTGTCCGGGGCCAAAGGCGGCGGCAGCCTGCGCGTAATTTTGCTCAGCAGTCTAGTAGGCGGTGCGGCTGATTTTGCTACCAACTCTTTTGGCTGGTGGAATGCGGCATTTACTTCCCGCTTTTGTACTTTTGGCAGCTATTTGGCGGAAAAATATAAGCTGTTTTTTGCCATTAATGTAGAGGCCGCTGTTTTAGCCATCGGTTACATGACGGGCTGGCGTTATGCGGTTATTATCGCCGGAGGCTCTTTGTTTGGCTGGTGGGTACTGCTTCCATTAGTGGCCTCTTTATCGGCTGACAATCAAGCTTGGATGCTTGGAACTGCTGCGGGAAAAGTATTCCAGGATATGACACCAGAGGCTATTTTTCGCCAATCTGTTCGCTTTATCGGTATTGGGACCTTGGCGATGGCAGGAATTTTGGGAGTTTTAAAGATGGCTCCTTTTATCGGCATGGCCTTTAAGGAAGCTATCGTAGGCATATGGGAAGACAAAAAAAATACATCCGCCTATGTGCGGACGCAACAAGATGTTCCTATGGCCTGGGTTGTGGGAATGATTGCAGCCATTGCGTTGGTATTTACTTTGCTCATTCACCTCTACTATGGGGCTAGCTGGCTGCAGGCGCTTTTGTTAGCATTGGTGCTGCTGGCAGGGTCTTTTCTTTTTTCCGTCGTAGGAACTACGTCGATTGCCTTTACTTCCTCGGAACCTGTATCCGGTTTAACCTTATTGACTTTGATTATTGGCGCGCAAGCTATGATCAGCACGGGCTTAGTCGGCGAGGTCGGCATTTTAGTGGTTCTGCTTATGGCGGCGGTTGTTTGCGGCTGCCTCTGGATGACGGGATGCTTTGTAGGGGATTTAAAGGTAGCCTTTTGGCTTGGCATTACGCCGAAGACGCTGCAGATTTGGAAGGTCATTAGCACTCTGATTTCCGCGTTCATTGCCGCCGGAGTCATGCTGCTTCTCGCTAAAAGCATGGGCTTCAGCGGTCCGGGGTCCTTGGCGGCTCCTCAGGCCAATGCGGTAGCCGCGGTCATCGGACCGCTCATGGCGGGCCAGGAAGCTCCTTGGACGTTATATCTTGCGGGCGCTGTATTGGCTGTTTTGTTAGACCGGCTGAAGGTTCCGGCGTTGGCGTTTGGGTTAGGTTTATATGTTCCGTTGGAGCTCAATATGCCTTTACTGGCTGGCGGCGGTATTGCCTATCTCATGGCTCATAGCAGCCGCGATGCGCTTTTGAACCAATGGCGGCAGCGTCGAGGCATTCTCATCAGCTCCGGTTTTATTGCCGGCGGTTCGATCATGGGCGTATGCAGCGCCGGATTGCGCGTACTGGGCTATGACTTCAGTCAGCTTTCCTGGGGCAGCACGGAAAACCCGGAAATGTATTCTTTGGTGATGTATGTTTTCTTGTGCGGCTTTTTCATTTGGTTTAGTCGGCGCGGCAAGCCGACTGCCTAA
- a CDS encoding 3-methyl-2-oxobutanoate dehydrogenase subunit VorB, whose translation MAEKVLMKGNEAIGEAAIVAGCRHYFGYPITPQTELTEYMAKRMPKIDGVFLQAESEIAAINMVYGAAGTGARSMTSSSSPGISLKQEGISYIAGAELPCVIVNIARGGPGLGSIQPAQSDYFQATKGGGHGDYRLIVLAPNSVQEMVDYTILSFDLADQYRTPVMLLGDGALGQMMEPAEFKASTITPPAKPWAAAGLKGRKKPNIINSLYLQPDAMEQHNLHLQEKFAKISANEVRYEELYTDDAELVIVAYGISSRIARTAMEKAHKEGLKVGMLRPITLWPFPTAPLEALAQKASAFLTIELSAGQMVEDVRLAVGKDKPVHFYGRMGGVMPSPNEIYEKIVAIMSGKGGK comes from the coding sequence GTGGCTGAAAAAGTTCTAATGAAAGGCAACGAGGCGATTGGTGAAGCTGCCATTGTTGCTGGGTGTCGTCATTATTTTGGCTATCCCATTACCCCTCAAACCGAACTTACCGAATATATGGCTAAACGCATGCCGAAAATTGACGGGGTGTTTTTACAGGCGGAAAGTGAAATTGCCGCGATCAATATGGTTTATGGAGCAGCCGGTACAGGCGCTCGTTCCATGACTTCATCTTCAAGCCCTGGCATTAGCTTAAAACAAGAAGGAATTTCTTATATTGCAGGGGCCGAACTGCCCTGTGTCATTGTGAATATTGCTCGCGGAGGTCCGGGCCTGGGAAGCATCCAGCCGGCACAGTCCGACTATTTCCAAGCTACCAAAGGCGGCGGTCACGGCGACTATCGCCTGATTGTCCTGGCACCGAACTCTGTACAAGAAATGGTAGACTATACGATTCTTTCCTTTGATTTGGCCGATCAATATCGCACACCAGTCATGCTTTTGGGAGACGGCGCTTTAGGCCAAATGATGGAGCCAGCCGAATTCAAGGCCAGCACCATTACTCCTCCGGCTAAGCCTTGGGCTGCAGCTGGCTTGAAAGGCCGTAAAAAACCGAATATCATCAATTCGCTGTATCTCCAGCCGGATGCGATGGAACAGCATAACCTACACCTGCAGGAAAAATTCGCCAAAATTTCCGCTAATGAAGTGCGCTATGAAGAGCTTTACACAGACGATGCCGAACTGGTCATTGTAGCCTATGGCATTAGCTCCCGTATTGCCCGCACAGCAATGGAAAAAGCACATAAAGAAGGGCTGAAAGTCGGCATGCTCCGTCCGATTACTTTGTGGCCTTTCCCAACAGCTCCGCTCGAAGCATTAGCGCAAAAGGCTTCCGCCTTCCTGACGATAGAGCTCAGCGCCGGCCAAATGGTCGAAGACGTAAGGCTGGCCGTCGGTAAAGACAAGCCGGTTCATTTCTATGGACGCATGGGCGGCGTAATGCCCAGTCCCAATGAAATTTACGAAAAAATCGTTGCTATTATGAGCGGCAAAGGAGGGAAATGA
- a CDS encoding LysR family transcriptional regulator: MDFRVLNYFLMVAREENITKAAQILHISQPTLSLQLMQLEQELDVKLFQRSNHNVYLTNEGLLFRRRASELLQLAEKAKKELSQTEEEITGDISIGCGELLSVQELGKMMSVFQQRHPLVTFHLHSSYNQNIQEWLERGILDLGLMIEPVDVSKYNFVRMQQKEAWGALVKKTSSLAQKKVMTAEDLAGIPLITTRNPKVDNEIVSWFGNHAGQRKVVITYNLLYNGAMMAQQGIGTAMCLKLNCHYPGLKFVPLEPKLELSSVLVWREHQAYSNAVTAFIRFVKAYEK, translated from the coding sequence ATGGATTTTCGCGTACTGAACTACTTTTTAATGGTAGCAAGAGAAGAGAACATTACAAAGGCGGCACAGATTCTTCATATTTCTCAGCCGACACTTTCCCTCCAGCTTATGCAATTGGAGCAGGAGCTGGATGTGAAATTGTTCCAACGAAGCAACCATAATGTGTATCTCACCAATGAAGGCTTGCTTTTTCGACGCAGAGCCAGTGAGTTGCTGCAACTAGCCGAAAAAGCAAAAAAAGAGCTGTCACAAACCGAGGAAGAAATCACCGGAGATATTTCCATCGGCTGCGGCGAATTACTGAGTGTTCAGGAGTTAGGCAAAATGATGTCCGTTTTCCAGCAGCGGCATCCTTTGGTTACCTTTCATTTGCACAGCAGTTATAATCAAAACATTCAGGAATGGTTGGAACGGGGGATTCTAGATCTAGGATTAATGATCGAACCAGTTGATGTTAGTAAATATAATTTTGTGCGTATGCAGCAAAAGGAAGCATGGGGAGCCTTGGTAAAAAAAACTTCTTCTCTGGCGCAAAAAAAGGTTATGACGGCAGAAGATTTAGCAGGAATTCCGCTTATTACGACGCGAAATCCCAAAGTCGACAATGAGATTGTCAGTTGGTTTGGAAATCATGCAGGACAGCGGAAGGTAGTTATTACCTACAATTTACTTTACAATGGCGCCATGATGGCACAACAAGGCATAGGAACGGCTATGTGCCTAAAATTAAATTGCCATTATCCCGGTTTAAAGTTTGTTCCGCTGGAACCCAAGCTAGAGTTGAGCTCTGTTTTGGTCTGGCGAGAACATCAAGCCTACTCAAATGCTGTAACGGCCTTTATTCGCTTTGTGAAGGCGTATGAAAAGTGA
- a CDS encoding GNAT family N-acetyltransferase, with protein MNAQNPSYCIELIQAEETWPLRQEAMWPDNDISFVQLSGDEKALHFGLFLITEPNRKLLVSCLSLFSSDSALQLRKFATLSSQQQQGWGRRLLTHVLKEASSLAAGRAIVLDSRQEKESFYASFGFQREGEPFEKNARFYVRMKWH; from the coding sequence ATGAATGCACAAAATCCGTCATATTGTATTGAATTGATTCAAGCAGAAGAAACCTGGCCGCTGCGTCAAGAAGCCATGTGGCCGGACAATGACATTTCCTTCGTTCAACTTTCAGGAGATGAGAAGGCGTTGCATTTCGGCCTCTTCTTAATTACAGAGCCAAACCGCAAACTGCTTGTTTCTTGCCTATCCTTATTTAGTAGTGATTCGGCTTTGCAATTACGCAAGTTTGCCACTTTATCATCGCAGCAGCAGCAAGGATGGGGAAGAAGACTGTTGACACACGTGCTGAAGGAAGCATCGTCGCTTGCAGCGGGACGGGCTATTGTACTGGATTCGCGCCAAGAAAAAGAATCCTTTTACGCTTCCTTCGGTTTCCAGCGCGAAGGAGAACCGTTTGAGAAAAACGCTCGTTTCTATGTGCGCATGAAATGGCATTAA
- a CDS encoding 2-oxoacid:acceptor oxidoreductase family protein, translating to MSQTHEIIMSGFGGQGIMLMGQLLTYAGMLEGKEVTWIPSYGPEMRGGTAYCSVIVSEDPIGAPMVSEPSLVVAMNLPSLTRFEGSLQKGGTLIINSSLIDKDASRKDINVFKVPVNEIAAELGNPKVGNMVMLGAIIAAAEPVKTESMLGAFKKMFEKKFANKPALFKINEQAIQRGADFIKK from the coding sequence ATGTCGCAGACACATGAAATTATTATGTCCGGTTTCGGCGGTCAGGGTATCATGCTCATGGGACAGTTGCTGACCTATGCAGGCATGCTCGAAGGCAAAGAAGTAACCTGGATTCCTTCTTACGGGCCGGAAATGCGCGGCGGCACCGCTTATTGCTCGGTTATCGTATCCGAAGATCCCATCGGCGCCCCTATGGTCAGCGAACCATCCCTGGTCGTTGCTATGAACTTGCCATCTCTGACTCGCTTTGAAGGATCCCTGCAAAAAGGCGGCACTTTGATCATCAACAGCTCTCTTATTGACAAAGACGCTTCTCGCAAGGATATCAACGTCTTTAAGGTTCCTGTCAATGAAATCGCTGCTGAACTTGGCAATCCCAAAGTCGGCAACATGGTCATGTTGGGAGCGATCATCGCGGCAGCGGAACCGGTGAAAACCGAATCCATGCTAGGAGCTTTCAAAAAAATGTTCGAAAAGAAATTCGCCAATAAGCCGGCGTTGTTCAAGATCAACGAACAGGCCATCCAGCGTGGCGCGGATTTCATTAAAAAGTAA
- a CDS encoding MerR family transcriptional regulator: MTKIEVSSKYQIPIEILELYQSWGLCSAVKAAMDDWKYDDQDLERLSMIMALHDIGFDSQAVEAYMRLMIKGNETQSVRLNMLNKQRSKALEELHLKERQLERMDYLRHAMREGISKAK; encoded by the coding sequence ATGACCAAAATAGAAGTAAGCAGCAAGTATCAGATACCTATAGAAATTTTAGAGCTATACCAATCCTGGGGGTTGTGCAGTGCCGTCAAAGCCGCTATGGATGACTGGAAATATGACGATCAGGATTTGGAACGGCTGAGTATGATCATGGCACTGCATGATATTGGCTTCGACAGCCAAGCGGTTGAAGCCTACATGCGCCTTATGATTAAAGGAAATGAAACCCAATCAGTTAGGTTGAATATGCTGAATAAACAGCGCAGCAAGGCCTTAGAAGAACTTCATCTGAAAGAGAGACAGTTAGAACGCATGGACTATTTGCGGCATGCCATGCGGGAAGGAATCTCGAAAGCGAAGTGA
- a CDS encoding tyrosine-type recombinase/integrase, translating to MNGQQVTIPAASSLLSPNSWSKEEFLQRFGEFLRLDVAHGRAAADTMATYLSHIRQFLLWCREEGLQPEQATVHQLKVYRQYLWEKKRYKVSTIALKLTALRRFYTAAVSRGILKENPALEVYAGEDRRARLQPQSFLTAADMQQLLSRIPKEGEVALRAKAILVLMALQGLRTVEIHRANIEDVDWNNGMMLVHGKKRDGYVYLREDVLAALDAYVKQRRPVQGDAEGTPLFVSVSRHHNGGRLSRCGIRDTVDHWFQEAKLKKPGKSCHLLRHTCGTLLYQETKDLRIVQETLRHASPTTTAKYAHLDDQLSHRYTSKIPIQVD from the coding sequence ATGAATGGGCAGCAAGTAACTATTCCGGCCGCATCCTCTTTGCTGAGTCCAAATAGTTGGAGTAAAGAAGAATTTTTGCAACGCTTTGGTGAGTTTCTCCGTTTGGACGTAGCCCATGGCCGCGCCGCTGCCGACACAATGGCTACCTATCTTTCTCACATTCGCCAATTTCTCCTTTGGTGCCGCGAAGAAGGGCTACAGCCAGAACAGGCTACTGTGCACCAGTTAAAAGTATATCGGCAGTACCTTTGGGAGAAAAAGCGCTATAAAGTCAGCACCATTGCCTTAAAGCTAACAGCGCTGCGCCGCTTTTACACAGCCGCTGTTTCCAGAGGCATTCTCAAAGAAAATCCGGCTTTAGAAGTGTACGCAGGCGAAGACCGCCGCGCTCGCCTGCAGCCGCAGTCCTTTCTTACCGCCGCCGATATGCAGCAGTTGCTGTCGCGTATCCCCAAAGAAGGGGAGGTAGCGCTGCGCGCTAAAGCTATTTTGGTACTTATGGCTTTACAAGGCTTGCGTACCGTAGAAATCCATCGCGCCAATATCGAAGATGTTGATTGGAACAACGGCATGATGCTGGTGCACGGCAAAAAAAGAGATGGCTATGTATATCTGCGCGAGGACGTTCTTGCTGCGTTGGATGCCTATGTCAAACAGCGCCGCCCTGTGCAGGGCGACGCCGAAGGCACGCCGCTTTTCGTCTCCGTCAGCCGTCATCATAACGGCGGACGTCTTTCACGCTGCGGCATCCGTGATACTGTTGATCATTGGTTCCAAGAAGCCAAACTTAAAAAGCCGGGAAAAAGCTGCCATTTATTGCGCCATACCTGCGGCACCTTACTCTACCAAGAAACGAAAGACTTGCGGATTGTCCAGGAAACCCTGCGCCATGCCAGCCCCACGACGACTGCTAAGTATGCCCATCTAGATGATCAACTGTCGCATCGCTATACCAGCAAAATTCCCATTCAAGTGGATTGA